Proteins co-encoded in one Archangium lipolyticum genomic window:
- a CDS encoding multicopper oxidase family protein, producing the protein MQTLESRLHKEKKKKEKKKKKDESVKLDVKYATHEVVRFDSTTGKMVKEQVKLRSYNGKLMGPLIERCPGDTLLVSLSNFLPHEEHDPEPHHNGLHGLNTTNLHVHGLHVSPAGNSDNVRIQIAPGEHFHYEIKIPDGHPPGTYWYHSHKHGSTAVQVASGMAGPLIIRGAIDELPPIRAAQEHLFFFQEIVYSRGIPDPEDPSKKVNGLDGSDAPFAPGFNDREGIRFSVNGEFEPTIQMTPGDVHRWRFIHAGIHEGLMVRLVSKDDPRVVIPQYQIAHDGITTGRLDKVETTELFSGYRTDVLVHAVDAEGHPLKPGTYLLMDERNPTIAPERRVLARIVVKGWSVRNKRLPTEKELRPHARPPIELPEDEEITEQHIEFSTNLDPAGVTFRINGKEFNPDDPPLPLKLGRVERWIISSLDALPFQNHTFHIHVNPFMVETGDGKVLWKDTIVVRPKQTIKLLTRYDLYIGVFPIHCHIPFHEDHGMMQFVEVKEGQPNHTPSHH; encoded by the coding sequence ATGCAGACGCTCGAATCACGGCTTCACAAGGAGAAGAAGAAGAAGGAGAAGAAGAAGAAGAAGGATGAGAGCGTGAAGCTCGATGTGAAGTACGCAACCCATGAGGTCGTCCGGTTCGATTCGACTACCGGGAAGATGGTGAAGGAGCAGGTCAAGCTGCGCTCCTACAATGGGAAGTTGATGGGGCCTCTCATCGAGCGGTGTCCGGGGGACACGCTGCTGGTGTCGCTCAGCAACTTCCTTCCCCACGAAGAACACGACCCGGAGCCGCACCACAACGGACTGCATGGCCTCAACACGACCAATCTCCACGTCCACGGGTTGCACGTCTCCCCGGCTGGCAACTCGGACAACGTGCGGATCCAGATCGCCCCTGGCGAGCACTTCCATTACGAAATCAAGATTCCCGACGGCCATCCGCCAGGGACCTACTGGTACCACTCGCACAAGCACGGCTCGACGGCCGTCCAGGTCGCCAGCGGCATGGCCGGCCCCCTCATCATCCGGGGCGCCATCGATGAGCTGCCCCCCATCCGCGCGGCCCAGGAGCACCTCTTCTTCTTCCAGGAAATCGTCTACTCGCGAGGCATTCCGGACCCCGAGGATCCGAGCAAGAAGGTGAACGGACTGGATGGTTCCGACGCGCCGTTCGCGCCTGGGTTCAATGACAGGGAGGGGATCCGCTTCTCCGTCAATGGCGAGTTCGAACCCACCATCCAGATGACGCCGGGCGACGTGCACCGCTGGCGGTTCATCCACGCCGGCATCCATGAGGGGCTCATGGTCCGGTTGGTCTCGAAGGACGATCCGCGGGTGGTCATTCCCCAGTACCAGATCGCGCATGACGGCATCACCACGGGCCGGCTCGACAAGGTGGAGACGACGGAGCTGTTCTCCGGCTACCGCACGGACGTGCTGGTGCATGCGGTGGACGCGGAGGGCCATCCGTTGAAGCCAGGCACCTACCTGCTGATGGATGAGCGGAATCCCACCATCGCCCCGGAGCGCCGGGTGCTGGCCCGCATCGTGGTGAAGGGCTGGTCGGTGCGTAACAAGCGGCTGCCCACCGAGAAGGAGCTACGGCCTCATGCCCGCCCGCCCATCGAGCTGCCCGAGGATGAGGAGATCACCGAGCAGCATATCGAGTTCTCCACCAATCTGGACCCGGCCGGCGTCACGTTCCGAATCAACGGCAAGGAATTCAATCCCGATGACCCGCCGCTCCCGCTCAAGCTCGGCAGGGTGGAGCGGTGGATCATCTCGTCACTCGACGCGCTGCCCTTCCAGAACCACACGTTCCACATCCACGTGAATCCCTTCATGGTGGAGACCGGGGATGGGAAGGTGCTCTGGAAGGACACGATCGTGGTGCGCCCGAA
- a CDS encoding YkgJ family cysteine cluster protein, which produces MSLSELCRRCGLCCDGNLFSHVPLQGSEVEAARRNGLDVVALADGSPAVRQGCTALKGRQCSLYAERPEGCRRYDCQLFKKLAGKRVSFEDALAVVEQAHALLSAVERCLGPDTDPRPSSVLERARFAAWGEDGASSSETCAARESAEAFLDRHFHGGPRSFER; this is translated from the coding sequence ATGTCCCTGTCCGAGCTGTGCCGGCGCTGCGGGCTGTGCTGTGACGGCAACCTCTTCAGCCACGTTCCGCTCCAGGGCTCCGAGGTCGAGGCGGCCCGGCGGAACGGGCTCGACGTGGTGGCGCTCGCGGATGGCTCGCCCGCGGTCCGGCAGGGCTGTACGGCTCTCAAGGGGCGGCAGTGTTCGCTCTACGCGGAGCGCCCGGAAGGGTGCCGCCGCTATGACTGCCAGTTGTTCAAGAAGCTGGCTGGGAAGCGCGTCTCGTTCGAGGACGCGCTCGCGGTAGTGGAGCAGGCGCACGCGTTGCTGTCGGCCGTGGAGCGCTGCCTCGGGCCTGACACGGACCCGCGCCCGTCGTCAGTGCTGGAGCGCGCGAGGTTCGCCGCCTGGGGCGAGGACGGTGCGTCTTCATCCGAGACGTGCGCCGCGCGGGAGTCCGCCGAGGCCTTCCTGGACCGCCACTTCCATGGTGGCCCGAGGTCCTTCGAGCGCTGA
- a CDS encoding LETM1 domain-containing protein produces MHSGKAGWLSSLLEESVATHARAPGLVVPVELPESSSGRARARAYLRRMLRASGLLYGTPAEGVGGASGEGAPEELLFRAVVRTLARMALDIASLAGAPAGPRGEQLLLLFAVLTGQLDEAQAIEEKLRQGHEVSRRLWSRVEDALERRALSLSGDPAYGLVLHNGAIYADAHMFGRQALDFFARQGLNREMARRRIDFAARQKALLVEVLTGLACVDRQPTYSARRAILRQVEDLGLPHALEGELRAAVRQSFERRRPLKTVVKDVRSVDLRRFILEQTLLASLVDGRRSRGERVFIEQLTRALRVPESTVHQLELEVAEFYAKNRSVVDVFTVSSAADVMGEDLVSSMQDTMERNFHRLMQEVRETGELYHLLTRAARGQPLTAGERQRMRAQLIDVAKAIPALAIFAAPGGLLLLVALAKVLPFNLLPSAFQDEPAPASPEEDGSEGGDEPPVRGVG; encoded by the coding sequence ATGCACTCAGGCAAGGCGGGATGGCTCTCCTCGTTGCTCGAGGAGTCGGTCGCGACCCATGCGCGCGCGCCGGGTCTCGTCGTGCCCGTGGAGCTCCCCGAGTCCAGCTCCGGCCGTGCCCGTGCCCGCGCGTACCTGCGCCGGATGCTGCGTGCCAGTGGTCTGTTGTACGGCACTCCCGCGGAGGGGGTGGGGGGAGCCTCCGGCGAGGGTGCTCCCGAGGAGCTGCTCTTCCGCGCGGTGGTGCGCACCCTGGCGCGCATGGCCCTGGACATCGCGTCCCTGGCCGGTGCTCCCGCGGGCCCTCGCGGCGAGCAGCTCCTGCTCCTCTTCGCCGTCCTCACCGGCCAGCTGGACGAGGCCCAGGCCATCGAGGAGAAGCTGCGCCAGGGGCACGAGGTTTCCCGGCGGCTGTGGAGCAGGGTGGAGGACGCGCTGGAGCGCCGCGCCCTGTCGCTGTCGGGGGATCCGGCCTACGGGCTCGTCCTCCACAATGGGGCGATCTACGCCGACGCACACATGTTCGGCCGGCAGGCGCTCGACTTCTTCGCCCGCCAGGGGCTGAACCGGGAGATGGCCCGGCGCCGGATCGACTTCGCCGCCCGGCAGAAGGCGCTGCTCGTGGAGGTGCTCACCGGCCTGGCCTGCGTGGATCGGCAGCCCACCTACTCCGCGCGCCGCGCCATCCTCCGGCAGGTGGAGGACCTGGGGCTCCCGCACGCGCTGGAGGGCGAGCTGCGTGCCGCCGTGAGGCAGTCCTTCGAGCGCCGCCGCCCGCTGAAGACGGTGGTGAAGGACGTGCGCAGCGTGGACCTGCGGCGGTTCATCCTGGAGCAGACGCTGCTGGCCTCCCTGGTGGACGGCCGGCGCTCCCGGGGCGAGCGCGTCTTCATCGAGCAGCTGACCCGGGCGCTCCGGGTGCCCGAGAGCACCGTGCACCAGTTGGAGCTGGAGGTCGCCGAGTTCTATGCGAAGAACCGCTCGGTGGTGGATGTCTTCACCGTGTCCTCCGCGGCCGACGTGATGGGGGAGGACCTCGTGTCGAGCATGCAGGACACGATGGAGCGCAACTTCCACCGGCTCATGCAGGAGGTCCGGGAGACGGGCGAGCTGTACCACCTGCTCACCAGGGCCGCGCGCGGACAGCCGCTCACCGCTGGGGAACGCCAGCGCATGCGGGCGCAGCTGATCGACGTGGCCAAGGCGATTCCGGCGCTCGCCATCTTCGCGGCGCCGGGAGGGCTGTTGCTGCTGGTGGCCCTGGCCAAGGTGCTGCCCTTCAACCTGTTGCCCAGCGCGTTCCAGGACGAGCCCGCGCCCGCGAGCCCCGAGGAGGATGGCTCGGAGGGTGGGGACGAGCCCCCGGTGCGCGGGGTGGGCTGA
- a CDS encoding HSP90 family protein, which translates to MDHRFQVNLRGVIDLLSHHLYSTPGVFVRELLQNATDAIRARQHLEPTHRGSVRVELIEKQDGGLPTLLFSDDGVGLTEEELHRFLATIGESSKRETLEARRNDFIGQFGIGLLSCFMVCDELLVVTRSARGDGGTVEWRGRHDGTYSVRPSEHPLERPGTQVFLVARADAAEYFTAERVRQLAAHYGGLLPFPIHLGVNSHTEHLNPAPPPWRRQYASAAERRAALLAYGREVFGMEFVDCIPLRAEAGQVEGVAFVLPFSPHFNARQKHRVYLKDMLLSESAENLLPEWAFFVRCVVNAQGLRPTASRESFYEDATLARARESLGQSLRQYLVDLATHEPRALQRLIALHGLSVKALALDDDDFYRLVIHWLPFETTLGMMTLEHYRQSFPTVRYVTNLDAFRQVARVAAAQGLCIINGAYTHDTALLEKLPRVLPDTQVELFSAAQLPQRFEELTPEERDAVARLRQVAEEALEPFRCEVTLKKFLPPEVPTLYGDVDDGAFRRDAERAREETDELYAAMLEGAMAESREEERPQLCFNFLNPVVRRLARVRDDAQLKLSVEMLYVQALLLGHRPLNAREMALLNRGLLGLIAARLDDDEGSGGVH; encoded by the coding sequence GTGGACCATCGCTTCCAGGTCAACCTCAGGGGGGTCATCGACCTCCTGTCCCACCACCTCTACAGCACGCCTGGCGTGTTCGTGCGCGAGCTGTTGCAGAACGCCACCGACGCCATCCGCGCCCGGCAGCACCTGGAGCCCACCCACCGGGGCTCGGTGCGGGTGGAGCTCATCGAGAAGCAGGATGGTGGGCTGCCCACCCTGCTCTTCAGCGACGACGGCGTGGGGCTGACGGAAGAAGAGCTGCACCGCTTCCTGGCCACCATCGGCGAGAGCTCGAAACGCGAGACGCTGGAGGCGCGCCGCAACGACTTCATCGGCCAGTTCGGCATCGGTCTGCTCTCCTGCTTCATGGTGTGCGACGAGCTGCTGGTGGTGACGCGCTCGGCCCGGGGAGACGGCGGTACCGTGGAGTGGCGGGGCCGGCATGATGGCACCTACTCCGTGCGGCCCTCCGAGCACCCACTGGAGCGGCCGGGGACCCAGGTCTTCCTCGTCGCCCGGGCGGATGCCGCCGAGTACTTCACCGCCGAGCGGGTGCGGCAGCTCGCGGCGCATTACGGAGGGCTGCTGCCCTTCCCCATCCACCTCGGCGTGAACAGCCACACCGAGCACCTCAACCCGGCCCCCCCGCCCTGGCGCCGCCAGTACGCGAGCGCGGCGGAGCGCCGCGCGGCGCTGCTGGCCTACGGGCGCGAGGTGTTCGGCATGGAGTTCGTGGACTGCATCCCCCTGCGCGCGGAGGCGGGCCAGGTGGAGGGCGTGGCCTTCGTGCTGCCCTTCTCGCCGCACTTCAACGCCCGGCAGAAACACCGCGTGTACCTCAAGGACATGTTGCTGTCCGAGAGCGCGGAGAACCTGCTCCCCGAGTGGGCCTTCTTCGTGCGCTGCGTGGTGAATGCCCAGGGCCTGCGCCCCACCGCCAGCCGCGAGTCCTTCTACGAGGACGCCACGCTGGCCCGGGCTCGCGAGTCGCTCGGCCAGTCGCTGCGGCAGTACCTGGTGGACCTGGCCACGCACGAGCCCCGCGCCCTGCAACGCCTCATCGCCCTGCATGGCCTGTCGGTGAAGGCGCTCGCGCTGGACGATGATGACTTCTACCGGCTCGTCATCCACTGGCTGCCCTTCGAGACGACGCTGGGGATGATGACGCTCGAGCACTACCGCCAGTCCTTCCCCACGGTGCGCTACGTCACGAACCTGGATGCCTTCCGGCAGGTGGCACGCGTGGCGGCGGCGCAGGGGCTGTGCATCATCAATGGCGCCTACACGCACGACACCGCGCTGCTCGAGAAGCTGCCGCGCGTGCTGCCGGACACCCAGGTGGAGCTCTTCTCCGCCGCGCAGCTTCCCCAGCGCTTCGAGGAGCTGACGCCGGAGGAGCGCGACGCGGTGGCCCGGCTGCGGCAGGTGGCCGAGGAGGCCCTGGAGCCCTTCCGCTGCGAGGTGACCCTCAAGAAGTTCCTGCCCCCCGAGGTGCCCACGCTCTACGGGGACGTGGACGACGGGGCCTTCCGGCGCGACGCGGAGCGCGCCCGCGAGGAGACGGACGAGCTGTACGCCGCCATGCTGGAAGGAGCGATGGCGGAGTCCCGGGAGGAGGAGCGGCCGCAGTTGTGCTTCAACTTCCTCAACCCCGTGGTGCGCCGGCTGGCCCGGGTGAGGGACGACGCGCAGCTCAAACTGTCGGTGGAGATGCTGTACGTGCAGGCGCTGCTGCTGGGGCACCGCCCGCTCAACGCGCGGGAGATGGCCCTGCTGAACCGGGGGCTGCTCGGCCTCATCGCGGCGCGCCTGGACGATGACGAAGGCTCAGGGGGAGTACATTGA
- a CDS encoding aldo/keto reductase family protein, translating to MNFRHLGGSGLMVSEISYGNWLTHGSQVEEAAALACVRAALEEGITTFDTADVYAATRAEEVLGRALAGQRREGLEIFTKVYWPTGPGPNDRGLSRKHILESINGSLRRLKTDYVDLYQAHRYDVETPLEETMQAFADVVRQGKALYIGVSEWTAEQIREGVKLAKQLGFQLISSQPQYSMLWRIIEAEVVPTSKELGVGQIVWSPIAQGVLTGKYKPGQKPPEGSRATDEKGGARFVQRFMSDDVLTRVQQLKPVADGVGLSLAQLAVAWVLQNPNVASAIIGASRPEQVKENVKAAGVKLSADVMRRIDEILGPVVERDPSRTASPDKRP from the coding sequence ATGAACTTCCGACATCTCGGCGGCAGTGGTCTCATGGTCAGCGAAATCTCCTACGGGAACTGGCTGACCCATGGCTCCCAGGTCGAGGAGGCCGCGGCGCTCGCTTGTGTCCGTGCCGCGCTCGAAGAGGGCATCACCACCTTCGATACCGCGGATGTCTATGCCGCGACTCGCGCGGAGGAGGTGCTCGGCCGTGCCCTGGCGGGCCAGCGGCGCGAGGGCCTGGAGATCTTCACCAAGGTGTACTGGCCCACGGGTCCCGGCCCGAATGACCGGGGCCTGTCGCGCAAGCACATCCTGGAGTCCATCAACGGCTCGCTGCGGCGGCTGAAGACGGACTACGTGGACCTGTACCAGGCGCACCGGTACGACGTCGAGACGCCGCTCGAGGAGACGATGCAGGCCTTCGCGGACGTGGTGCGGCAGGGCAAGGCGCTCTACATCGGCGTGTCCGAGTGGACGGCGGAGCAGATCCGCGAGGGCGTGAAGCTGGCGAAGCAGCTGGGCTTCCAGCTCATCTCCAGCCAGCCGCAGTACTCCATGCTGTGGCGGATCATCGAGGCCGAGGTGGTGCCGACCTCGAAGGAATTGGGGGTGGGGCAGATCGTCTGGTCGCCGATCGCGCAGGGCGTGCTGACGGGCAAGTACAAGCCGGGACAGAAGCCGCCGGAGGGGAGCCGGGCCACGGACGAGAAGGGCGGCGCGCGCTTCGTCCAGCGCTTCATGTCGGATGACGTGCTGACGCGGGTGCAGCAGCTCAAGCCCGTGGCGGACGGGGTGGGCCTGTCACTGGCGCAGCTGGCGGTGGCGTGGGTGCTGCAGAACCCGAACGTGGCCTCGGCGATCATCGGTGCGTCGCGGCCCGAGCAGGTGAAGGAGAACGTGAAGGCGGCGGGGGTGAAGCTGAGCGCGGACGTGATGCGCCGCATCGACGAAATCCTGGGTCCCGTGGTGGAGAGGGATCCCTCCAGGACGGCGAGCCCCGACAAGCGGCCGTGA
- a CDS encoding hybrid sensor histidine kinase/response regulator, producing the protein MPEQILVVDDERDMRLLLRYQLELEGYAITEASDGKAALRVLRECSPGLVITDVRMPFMSGLELLHEVKQALPATEVIVATGYAEVETAIECMRAGAFDLIRKPFDIHEMYSCVARALDRYRLNVSADLVRASQAFFSTNELERLPQAIVEGSQSLLAADAVVLLMPDVQGRLQQVHERGLASEAEGTLLRELAEKVVHALAIDRTPALVAPGLEDRRLGPNRELGLGMGASLILYPLAVGERVLGVLGLLRRESSRIFGKKDLDRTAVLSSHVVLALENGRLACQLAASERLATLGQVAAGIGHEINNPAAYVLSNLGFIRDQLAALRRGAQVDMDELEQAVLDAREGAHRISDIVRDMRSLARTDDEDRGWFDLNEAIRSALRIARIETTQRADVKTQLAEGLLVRGSPGPVSQVFVNLLVNAAQAIAEGDGTRREIRLTTRGEAGLAIIEVSDTGPGISSELLPRLFQPFFTTKGSTGTGLGLSISRNIVRRLGGEIAVRSVPGDGTVFTVSLPTRLLADG; encoded by the coding sequence ATGCCTGAGCAGATCCTCGTCGTGGACGATGAACGGGACATGCGCCTGCTCCTGCGGTACCAGTTGGAGCTGGAGGGGTACGCCATCACCGAGGCGTCCGACGGCAAGGCCGCCCTGCGCGTGCTGCGCGAGTGCTCACCCGGCCTGGTCATCACCGACGTCCGGATGCCCTTCATGAGCGGGCTCGAGCTGTTGCACGAGGTGAAGCAGGCGCTGCCGGCCACCGAGGTCATCGTCGCCACCGGCTATGCCGAGGTGGAGACCGCCATCGAATGCATGAGGGCCGGTGCGTTCGACCTCATCCGCAAGCCGTTCGACATCCACGAGATGTACTCGTGCGTGGCGCGCGCGCTCGACCGCTACCGGCTCAACGTCTCGGCGGACCTGGTGCGGGCGAGCCAGGCCTTCTTCTCGACGAACGAGCTGGAGCGGCTCCCGCAGGCCATCGTGGAGGGGAGCCAGTCGCTGCTGGCCGCGGACGCGGTGGTGCTGCTGATGCCGGATGTGCAGGGGCGGTTGCAGCAGGTGCACGAGCGGGGCCTGGCCTCCGAGGCCGAGGGCACCCTGCTGCGCGAGCTGGCGGAGAAGGTCGTCCACGCGCTGGCCATCGATCGGACGCCGGCGCTCGTGGCGCCGGGGCTCGAGGATCGGCGGCTCGGCCCCAACCGGGAGCTGGGGTTGGGGATGGGGGCGTCGCTCATCCTCTATCCGCTGGCGGTGGGGGAGCGGGTGCTCGGGGTGCTGGGCCTGCTGCGCAGGGAGAGCTCGCGCATCTTCGGCAAGAAGGATCTGGATCGCACGGCGGTGCTCTCCAGCCATGTGGTGCTGGCGCTGGAGAACGGGCGCCTGGCCTGCCAGCTCGCGGCGTCCGAGCGGCTGGCGACGCTGGGGCAGGTGGCGGCGGGGATCGGGCATGAGATCAACAACCCCGCGGCCTACGTGCTCAGCAACCTGGGCTTCATCCGGGATCAACTGGCCGCGCTGCGCCGGGGTGCCCAGGTGGACATGGACGAGCTGGAGCAGGCGGTGCTGGACGCGCGCGAGGGCGCCCACCGGATCAGCGACATCGTGCGGGACATGCGCTCGCTGGCGCGCACGGATGACGAGGACAGGGGGTGGTTCGATCTCAACGAGGCCATCCGTTCGGCGCTGCGCATCGCGCGCATCGAGACGACGCAGCGGGCGGACGTCAAGACCCAGCTCGCCGAGGGCCTGCTGGTGCGGGGGAGCCCGGGGCCCGTCTCACAGGTCTTCGTCAACCTGCTCGTCAACGCGGCGCAGGCGATCGCGGAAGGGGATGGGACGCGCAGGGAGATCCGTCTCACCACCCGGGGTGAGGCCGGCCTGGCCATCATCGAGGTCAGCGACACGGGTCCCGGAATCTCCTCGGAGCTCCTGCCCCGGCTCTTCCAACCCTTCTTCACCACGAAGGGCTCGACGGGCACGGGACTGGGACTGTCCATCAGCCGCAACATCGTGCGGCGGCTCGGGGGGGAGATCGCGGTGCGCAGCGTGCCGGGAGACGGGACAGTGTTCACCGTCTCGCTGCCCACCCGTTTGCTGGCGGATGGCTGA
- a CDS encoding sensor histidine kinase codes for MNILRSFQGRHLLVFLLIDVALVGFLMATLSSGGGRVMALVLALLVFWRARVLLRQLQQLRVTLLRIIDGGDLSQRIQVRSKDELGALAGTFNLMLEQLEEHTAELERSRDHLSLLAQITSTSPNAIIMVGGEGWIHVWNTAAEKLFGWPRLEMLGASFLERVVPEDERGRFSGLAARATEGEPVEAELSLITSRAGTIPVQVTLSRILDALGQVQGHVCIVRDLREYKRLRESLVQSEKMAAVGTLVAGLSHELNNPLGIILGFAQGLLRKPSQDEASRMALLSIEKQTQRCAQLVRTLLDFSRRGGPERERIEVGPMLERVCELAMGQARHGEVSLGIVPSPVGLPELEGRVAELESALLNLVGNGLDATPPGGSVSIAARASPTRDGVELAVKDTGRGIPPDMLQRIFDPFFTTKPVGQGTGLGLSITRSIIESHGGRIDVESVLGSGTTVRLWLPAALAHHTEVSA; via the coding sequence GTGAACATCCTCCGGAGTTTCCAGGGCAGGCATCTCCTCGTCTTTCTTCTGATCGACGTGGCCCTGGTGGGCTTCTTGATGGCCACCCTGTCCAGCGGCGGCGGCAGGGTGATGGCCCTCGTGCTGGCGCTGCTGGTCTTCTGGCGTGCGCGGGTCCTGCTGCGCCAGCTTCAGCAGCTGCGGGTCACCCTGCTGCGCATCATCGACGGTGGGGACCTGAGCCAGCGCATCCAGGTGCGGTCGAAGGACGAGCTGGGCGCCCTCGCGGGCACCTTCAACCTGATGCTCGAGCAGCTCGAGGAGCACACCGCCGAGCTGGAGCGCTCGCGCGACCATCTCTCCCTGTTGGCGCAGATCACCTCCACGTCTCCCAACGCCATCATCATGGTGGGCGGGGAGGGGTGGATCCACGTCTGGAACACGGCGGCGGAGAAGCTCTTCGGGTGGCCACGGCTGGAGATGTTGGGGGCGTCCTTCCTGGAGCGGGTGGTGCCCGAGGACGAGCGCGGGCGGTTCTCCGGGCTCGCCGCCCGCGCCACGGAGGGCGAGCCGGTGGAGGCGGAGCTGTCGCTGATCACCTCGCGGGCGGGCACGATTCCGGTGCAGGTCACCCTGTCGCGCATTCTCGACGCGCTGGGGCAGGTGCAGGGGCACGTCTGCATCGTGAGGGACCTGCGCGAGTACAAGCGGCTGCGCGAGTCGCTGGTGCAGTCGGAGAAGATGGCGGCGGTGGGCACGCTGGTGGCGGGCCTCTCGCACGAGCTCAACAATCCGCTCGGCATCATCCTCGGCTTCGCGCAGGGACTGTTGAGGAAGCCCTCCCAGGACGAGGCGTCGCGCATGGCGCTGCTCTCCATCGAGAAGCAGACGCAGCGCTGCGCCCAGCTGGTGCGGACGCTCCTGGACTTCTCCCGCCGGGGTGGCCCGGAGCGCGAGCGCATCGAGGTGGGACCCATGCTGGAGCGTGTGTGCGAGCTGGCCATGGGGCAGGCCCGGCACGGAGAGGTGAGCCTGGGGATCGTCCCCTCGCCGGTGGGCCTGCCCGAGCTGGAGGGCCGGGTGGCGGAGCTCGAGTCGGCGCTGCTGAACCTGGTGGGCAACGGGCTGGACGCGACGCCGCCGGGGGGCAGCGTGTCCATCGCGGCGCGCGCTTCTCCCACACGTGACGGGGTGGAGCTGGCCGTGAAGGACACCGGGCGGGGGATTCCCCCGGACATGCTCCAGCGCATCTTCGATCCCTTCTTCACCACCAAGCCGGTCGGGCAGGGGACGGGCCTGGGCTTGTCCATCACCCGCAGCATCATCGAGTCGCACGGAGGCCGCATCGACGTGGAGTCGGTGCTCGGCTCCGGGACGACGGTGCGTCTCTGGCTCCCCGCGGCGCTGGCGCATCACACGGAGGTCTCCGCTTGA